Proteins encoded in a region of the Fusibacter sp. A1 genome:
- a CDS encoding aldo/keto reductase encodes MRKQILGNTGIEVSRLCYGSLTLGPLQANLPVDRAGQLIAYAYDRGVNFIDTADLYDNYAHIKNALDLIGKHNMVIASKSYAYDEKGARQTVERALKELGREYIDIWLMHEQESDHTIRGHYEALETYHQLKKEGKIRAVGISTHYVDAVSAALNYPEIEVIHPIFNIAGIGIQGGTRDEMHAAITKAYDSGRGIYGMKVLGGGNLLSDRDAAFDFALSQTCFHSYALGMQHEDEIDFNVKRISGEDIEPELYERLKSKKKRISIDPWCTRCKACISACQHGALSFDALSDKMVVDRGKCVLCGYCSKKCADFCIKII; translated from the coding sequence ATGCGTAAGCAAATCCTCGGTAATACGGGCATCGAGGTATCCAGGCTTTGCTACGGGTCTTTGACACTTGGGCCTTTACAAGCCAATCTACCTGTTGACCGTGCTGGACAATTAATAGCCTATGCATATGATCGCGGTGTCAATTTTATTGACACCGCTGATTTGTATGATAATTATGCCCATATCAAAAATGCGCTTGACCTTATAGGAAAGCATAACATGGTCATCGCATCAAAGTCATACGCTTATGATGAGAAGGGCGCTAGACAGACTGTCGAGCGGGCTTTAAAAGAACTTGGCAGGGAGTACATAGATATCTGGCTCATGCACGAGCAGGAAAGCGATCATACCATAAGAGGTCACTACGAAGCTCTTGAGACCTATCATCAACTAAAAAAAGAAGGAAAGATCAGGGCGGTGGGGATCAGCACACATTATGTGGATGCTGTTTCTGCAGCGTTGAACTACCCTGAAATAGAAGTGATTCATCCGATCTTCAATATCGCAGGTATAGGAATTCAGGGTGGTACTAGGGATGAAATGCACGCTGCTATCACAAAAGCCTATGACAGCGGTAGAGGGATCTACGGCATGAAGGTTTTAGGAGGCGGAAATCTGCTTTCGGATAGGGATGCGGCGTTTGATTTCGCATTAAGTCAGACGTGTTTTCACAGTTACGCCTTAGGCATGCAGCACGAAGACGAGATCGACTTTAACGTAAAGCGGATCAGTGGCGAAGACATCGAACCTGAACTATATGAACGATTGAAATCAAAGAAGAAAAGAATCAGCATTGACCCGTGGTGCACCAGATGCAAGGCTTGTATAAGCGCTTGTCAGCATGGAGCGCTAAGTTTTGACGCATTATCCGATAAGATGGTTGTCGACCGCGGTAAATGTGTCTTATGCGGATATTGCAGTAAAAAATGCGCCGATTTTTGTATAAAGATAATATGA
- a CDS encoding A24 family peptidase — MILAILFIGVYGIVIGSFLNVVIYRLPLNKSIVAPRSQCGSCHTELKPLDLIPVFSYLIFRGKCRHCGQPYSIRYPLIEGLNGIVYIIAYMVYGLSLNSFIVMVLSSMLICVTFIDIDHKIIPNSLNLSIGVLAVINLIVGQISLRMFLLGGLYGGGFILFLVVVGVFLKVEIMGMGDLKLMFFSGLLIGPIAVISAYLIAFTTSGIFVSVLLLFKLKKVKDAVAFGPFLSLGILLSVLFYPTILQAIL; from the coding sequence TTGATCTTAGCAATCCTATTCATTGGTGTATACGGAATCGTAATCGGCAGCTTTTTAAACGTTGTGATTTATAGATTACCGCTAAATAAAAGCATCGTCGCTCCAAGGTCGCAATGTGGTAGCTGCCATACAGAACTAAAACCTTTAGACCTAATACCTGTTTTTAGCTATTTGATCTTTAGAGGAAAATGCAGACACTGCGGTCAGCCGTATTCCATTAGATATCCTTTAATTGAAGGCTTGAATGGAATAGTCTATATCATTGCATATATGGTATATGGATTATCCCTAAACTCCTTTATAGTAATGGTATTATCATCTATGCTGATATGCGTCACGTTTATCGATATCGACCACAAGATCATACCTAATTCCTTAAACTTGAGTATCGGTGTACTAGCTGTAATCAACTTGATTGTTGGACAAATTTCTCTTAGAATGTTTCTTTTGGGAGGACTTTACGGTGGTGGATTCATCTTATTTCTGGTTGTGGTTGGAGTATTCTTAAAGGTAGAGATCATGGGTATGGGTGATTTGAAGCTGATGTTTTTTTCAGGTCTTCTTATTGGTCCGATTGCTGTTATATCAGCCTACTTGATTGCCTTTACGACATCCGGCATATTTGTGAGTGTACTACTACTGTTTAAACTAAAAAAAGTAAAGGATGCAGTCGCGTTTGGACCTTTCTTGAGTCTAGGCATTCTACTTTCAGTATTGTTTTATCCAACGATCTTACAAGCTATTTTATAA
- a CDS encoding IreB family regulatory phosphoprotein — translation MSKTVRFTVEKDKSIEIKEILSEVHRALEAKGYNPINQMVGYLISGDPTYITSQGNARNLIRRVERDEILEELLKEFLAEENA, via the coding sequence ATGTCAAAAACAGTAAGATTTACAGTTGAAAAAGATAAGTCAATCGAAATTAAAGAAATCCTCTCTGAGGTACATCGCGCACTAGAAGCTAAAGGATATAATCCCATCAATCAAATGGTCGGTTATCTTATTTCTGGTGATCCAACCTATATTACCTCACAGGGAAACGCGCGTAATCTGATCAGACGCGTAGAACGTGATGAAATCCTTGAAGAACTTTTAAAAGAATTCCTGGCTGAGGAAAATGCGTAA
- a CDS encoding ribonuclease J encodes MKRTLKVIPLGGLNEIGKNMTAYQYGNEIIVVDCGLKFPEEDMLGIDVVIPNLNYLIENKEKIKGVFITHGHEDHIGAIPYLLREMNVPIYATKLTLALIERKLSEHKSIKMPTLITVKPDNKVGLGSFTIDFIRVSHSIPDAVSLCIESPIGRVIHTGDFKIDFTPIDNDPINLQKFADLGAKGVLALFADSTNADRKGYTMSESSVGDTFETLFRHADQARIIVASFASNVHRIQQIVNAAHANNRKVAFSGRSMLNTSQVAADNGYLNIPTGMLIDVEDIHGYPDNEICVVTTGSQGEPMSALTRMANKDHFAMQIRNGDMVILSSTPIPGNEKSVNKVINKLFEQGANVIYNSLADVHVSGHACQEELKLIHSLVRPKFFVPVHGEYAHLMQHSLLAQRMGMSRDDIFIIANGDVLEFTKESAAVVGKVEAGPTLIDGLGVGDVGNIVLRDRRILSEEGLIMVIMSMDTNGKIVAGPDLISRGFVYVRESEVFLKGAKTKLENVVTRLQDRGVKEWSTIKSKVKNELSEHIYQEMRRRPMILPVIMEVPADKSVSNK; translated from the coding sequence ATGAAGAGAACGTTAAAAGTTATTCCTCTGGGTGGTTTAAACGAAATCGGTAAGAATATGACAGCTTACCAATACGGTAATGAAATTATTGTAGTAGATTGCGGGTTAAAGTTCCCTGAGGAAGACATGCTTGGTATCGATGTAGTCATACCAAACCTGAATTACTTAATTGAGAACAAAGAAAAAATCAAAGGTGTGTTCATCACACACGGTCACGAGGACCACATCGGCGCTATTCCATATCTTTTACGGGAGATGAACGTGCCGATCTATGCGACAAAGCTGACACTGGCGCTTATCGAAAGAAAGCTTTCTGAGCACAAATCGATCAAGATGCCAACGCTTATCACGGTTAAGCCTGATAACAAGGTCGGTCTTGGCTCATTCACAATCGATTTTATCCGTGTGAGTCACAGTATTCCTGATGCGGTTTCGCTTTGTATCGAATCGCCGATCGGTAGAGTAATCCATACAGGAGACTTTAAAATCGACTTTACTCCTATTGACAATGATCCAATCAATTTACAAAAGTTTGCCGATCTTGGCGCAAAAGGTGTACTTGCTTTGTTTGCTGATTCAACCAATGCAGACAGAAAAGGCTACACGATGAGTGAGTCCAGTGTTGGAGATACCTTTGAAACGCTGTTCAGACATGCTGATCAGGCAAGAATCATTGTTGCCAGTTTCGCATCTAATGTACACCGTATCCAGCAAATCGTTAATGCGGCACATGCCAACAACAGAAAAGTCGCCTTTTCTGGAAGAAGTATGCTGAACACATCACAAGTAGCTGCTGATAACGGCTATTTGAACATACCGACAGGCATGCTTATTGATGTTGAGGATATCCACGGGTATCCTGACAATGAAATATGCGTAGTAACGACCGGATCGCAGGGCGAACCGATGTCGGCACTGACAAGAATGGCAAATAAAGATCACTTTGCTATGCAAATTAGAAACGGTGACATGGTAATCCTTTCTTCTACACCGATACCAGGTAACGAAAAAAGCGTGAACAAAGTCATCAACAAACTATTTGAACAGGGTGCTAATGTTATTTATAACTCTCTTGCTGATGTCCACGTATCGGGACACGCTTGTCAAGAAGAGCTAAAACTGATTCATTCACTTGTTCGACCAAAATTCTTCGTTCCTGTTCACGGTGAGTATGCGCATCTTATGCAGCATTCACTACTGGCTCAAAGAATGGGTATGAGCAGAGATGACATCTTCATCATTGCCAATGGCGATGTGCTCGAGTTCACTAAAGAATCCGCAGCAGTTGTAGGCAAGGTTGAAGCTGGTCCTACACTTATTGACGGACTGGGTGTGGGTGATGTAGGTAACATCGTCTTAAGGGATCGTAGAATCCTTTCTGAAGAAGGCCTGATCATGGTAATCATGTCAATGGATACTAACGGCAAGATCGTTGCAGGACCTGATCTTATCTCAAGAGGTTTTGTTTATGTAAGAGAATCTGAAGTCTTCTTAAAAGGAGCAAAGACAAAACTTGAAAATGTCGTCACACGTTTGCAAGATCGTGGTGTCAAGGAATGGTCGACGATCAAATCCAAAGTCAAAAACGAGCTTAGTGAACATATTTATCAAGAAATGAGACGTAGGCCGATGATACTTCCGGTTATCATGGAAGTTCCTGCCGATAAGAGTGTGTCTAACAAATAG
- the ruvX gene encoding Holliday junction resolvase RuvX: MRFLGLDVGDATVGIAISDPLGYTAQGLENYRRVSVKEDVNHMIDYIEEYHVTKLVVGLPLNMNASKGPQTEKVEAFVKQIEKKIRYGKRIDWDVDVVYWDERLTTTQVEKMMITADLSRAKRKSIVDKMAAMVILQSYLDGGNR; the protein is encoded by the coding sequence ATAAGATTTTTAGGACTAGATGTGGGGGACGCCACAGTCGGCATAGCGATCAGCGATCCGCTTGGTTATACCGCACAAGGGTTGGAAAACTACAGGCGCGTGAGTGTTAAAGAAGATGTAAACCATATGATCGACTACATCGAGGAATACCATGTGACAAAGTTAGTGGTCGGTTTACCTCTGAATATGAACGCTTCAAAAGGTCCTCAGACTGAAAAGGTCGAAGCCTTTGTCAAGCAGATTGAAAAGAAAATCAGATACGGTAAACGCATAGACTGGGACGTCGATGTGGTTTATTGGGATGAAAGACTAACTACTACTCAGGTTGAAAAGATGATGATTACGGCTGATTTAAGCCGTGCAAAGCGTAAGAGCATAGTTGACAAGATGGCTGCGATGGTCATTTTACAGAGTTATTTAGACGGAGGGAACAGATAA
- the mltG gene encoding endolytic transglycosylase MltG produces the protein MKKYSMFLMILLVILLSGCDVQEYSAAVDPTDNAEILFTVPKGATTKRIGALLMESELIKADWAFKMLVQEKEVDGKLQAGDYMLSKAMSSEEIITKLAKGEVYIETFKFTIPEGYEFSMIVDRLEKEGLIDRDVFMDLAENYEFDYRFIEPDRTYKFRLEGFLYPATYELRAGSDELAILKAMLDQFDKIYTDEFYKRTLDLGLSINEAITLASIVERECKVEEELAIIASVFHNRLNIGQKLESCATIQYELQERKDKILFADLEIDSPFNTYMYTGLPPAPIASPDKEAINAVLYPADTDYLYFVVSGDNDGKHSFSTTYNQHLKAKAEAEQKLGQ, from the coding sequence ATGAAAAAATATAGCATGTTCCTAATGATCCTGCTGGTTATTCTATTAAGCGGCTGTGATGTTCAAGAGTATTCAGCCGCTGTGGATCCAACCGACAATGCAGAGATCTTATTTACTGTTCCAAAAGGAGCGACCACAAAGAGGATCGGAGCCCTCTTGATGGAATCCGAACTCATAAAAGCGGACTGGGCATTTAAAATGCTTGTTCAAGAAAAAGAAGTAGACGGCAAGCTGCAGGCAGGTGATTACATGTTGTCAAAGGCGATGTCTTCTGAAGAAATCATCACTAAGCTTGCAAAAGGAGAGGTATATATCGAAACATTCAAGTTTACCATTCCAGAAGGATATGAGTTTTCGATGATCGTCGATAGGTTGGAAAAAGAAGGTCTGATTGATAGGGATGTCTTTATGGACCTTGCCGAAAACTATGAATTTGACTATAGATTCATAGAGCCAGACAGAACCTATAAATTTAGGTTAGAAGGATTCTTATATCCAGCGACCTACGAGTTAAGAGCTGGTAGTGACGAACTCGCTATTTTGAAAGCCATGCTGGACCAGTTTGACAAAATCTATACAGATGAGTTTTACAAACGCACGTTGGATCTTGGTTTATCGATCAATGAGGCAATCACTTTAGCTTCTATTGTTGAAAGGGAATGTAAGGTCGAAGAGGAGCTTGCTATTATTGCGAGTGTGTTTCACAACAGACTTAACATCGGCCAAAAGCTGGAATCTTGTGCTACGATCCAGTACGAGCTGCAAGAAAGAAAAGATAAGATACTTTTCGCTGACCTAGAAATCGATTCTCCCTTCAACACCTATATGTACACAGGTTTACCACCTGCGCCAATCGCTTCACCTGATAAAGAAGCAATAAACGCAGTGCTTTATCCTGCGGATACCGACTATCTCTATTTTGTGGTATCTGGTGACAATGATGGTAAACATAGTTTTAGCACGACTTACAATCAACATTTAAAAGCAAAGGCTGAAGCTGAGCAAAAATTAGGGCAGTAG
- a CDS encoding DUF1292 domain-containing protein gives MSDSIKRVTLLDEYDQPFELVVVATLKINDTEYAILNDEEDDEDYIFRIEKKGDEETFEIVENEDELQEVIDAYYELNE, from the coding sequence ATGAGCGATTCAATTAAACGTGTAACACTACTAGATGAGTACGACCAACCTTTTGAACTTGTAGTTGTCGCAACACTAAAGATCAACGATACGGAGTACGCGATCCTTAACGATGAAGAGGATGATGAGGATTACATTTTCAGAATTGAAAAAAAAGGCGATGAGGAGACTTTTGAGATTGTCGAAAACGAAGACGAGCTACAAGAAGTAATCGATGCCTACTATGAGCTAAATGAATAA
- the udk gene encoding uridine kinase — MKPLVIGITGGSGSGKSTVAKSIFESVPEKKIAILEQDAYYKDQSHLSMSERIKTNYDHPLAFDTELLIEHIKTLKAGKPIMKPMYDFSEHTRSSNRLKVEPRDIIIVEGIMLLEDERLREQLDIKIFVDTDSDLRIVRRIKRDIEERGRTLDSVIHQYMLTVKPAHELFIEPSKKYADIIIPEGGFNRVAIDVMVATIRTQLMKSI, encoded by the coding sequence ATGAAACCACTCGTGATTGGAATAACCGGAGGTTCTGGTTCTGGAAAAAGTACAGTAGCTAAATCAATTTTTGAATCTGTACCCGAAAAGAAGATCGCCATACTGGAACAAGATGCCTATTATAAGGATCAATCTCATTTGTCGATGAGTGAGCGTATAAAAACAAATTACGACCATCCGCTTGCTTTTGATACTGAGCTTTTAATCGAGCATATCAAGACGCTAAAGGCCGGAAAACCAATCATGAAACCAATGTATGATTTTTCTGAACATACTCGCAGCTCCAACCGTTTAAAGGTTGAACCGCGAGACATCATCATCGTAGAAGGCATTATGCTGCTTGAGGATGAAAGACTTAGAGAGCAACTGGATATTAAGATCTTCGTCGATACCGATTCCGACCTGAGAATCGTAAGAAGAATCAAAAGGGATATCGAGGAACGTGGAAGAACGCTAGACTCTGTGATTCACCAATACATGTTGACTGTTAAACCGGCTCATGAGCTCTTTATCGAACCAAGCAAGAAATACGCTGACATCATCATTCCAGAAGGTGGATTCAATAGAGTAGCAATCGATGTAATGGTTGCTACAATCAGAACTCAGTTGATGAAATCAATATAA
- a CDS encoding U32 family peptidase — MKKIELLAPAGDLDKLKFAINYGADAVYIGGEVFGLRASSRNFNEEQMLEGIEYAHSRGKKVFLTLNIIPHNEDLNELNHYIEMIKDIPFDAFILSDPGTFMFIKEKMPDAEIHLSTQANNTNYMSARFWHEQGIKRVILARELSFEEIAEIKENTPDTLELESFVHGAMCISYSGRCLISNYMSGRNANKGECSHPCRWKYHLVEETRPGEYFPVTEDEGGTYFFNSKDLCMIEFIPELINSGLDSLKIEGRSKSVYYVANVVRVYREAIDTYYKDPENYTFKKEWIDEIEKASHREFTTGFYQEKAGLESQLYSSSAYIREYDFAGVVKSYDESTGLAEIEQRNRIFINDEIEIIGPDYFGYTQVITEMYDKNHAPIEVAPHAQQTIYIKMEQPVKPLDIIRKQKGE, encoded by the coding sequence ATGAAAAAAATTGAATTGTTGGCACCTGCGGGTGACCTGGATAAACTGAAATTTGCAATCAACTATGGTGCTGATGCGGTTTATATCGGCGGAGAAGTTTTTGGGCTTAGAGCAAGTTCGAGAAACTTCAATGAAGAGCAAATGCTTGAAGGGATCGAATACGCCCATTCAAGAGGAAAAAAGGTCTTCCTTACACTAAATATCATTCCTCATAACGAAGACTTGAACGAGCTTAACCATTATATTGAAATGATAAAAGACATTCCTTTTGACGCGTTCATTCTGTCCGATCCCGGAACGTTTATGTTCATCAAAGAAAAAATGCCTGATGCCGAGATTCACTTAAGCACTCAAGCAAACAATACCAACTACATGAGTGCAAGGTTCTGGCACGAGCAGGGGATAAAAAGAGTCATCCTTGCGAGAGAACTTTCATTTGAAGAGATAGCTGAAATTAAGGAAAATACACCTGATACCTTAGAACTGGAATCCTTTGTCCATGGAGCCATGTGTATTTCCTATTCGGGTAGATGCTTGATATCCAACTATATGTCAGGAAGAAATGCCAACAAAGGCGAATGTTCTCATCCTTGCAGATGGAAGTACCACTTAGTCGAAGAAACAAGACCTGGCGAGTATTTCCCGGTTACAGAAGACGAAGGCGGGACCTACTTCTTCAATTCGAAAGACCTTTGCATGATCGAGTTTATTCCAGAACTCATCAACTCAGGACTTGACAGTCTTAAGATCGAAGGTCGCTCGAAGAGCGTGTACTACGTAGCGAATGTCGTGCGAGTCTATCGCGAGGCGATTGATACGTATTATAAGGATCCTGAGAATTATACGTTTAAGAAAGAATGGATCGATGAGATTGAAAAGGCGAGTCATCGTGAATTCACAACAGGTTTTTATCAAGAAAAAGCAGGTCTTGAATCGCAGCTTTATAGTTCGAGCGCTTACATCAGAGAGTATGATTTTGCAGGTGTTGTAAAATCATACGATGAATCGACAGGACTTGCTGAAATTGAACAGCGTAATAGAATTTTTATCAATGATGAGATAGAAATCATAGGACCTGATTATTTTGGGTATACCCAAGTGATTACAGAAATGTATGATAAGAATCATGCGCCAATCGAAGTAGCTCCACACGCGCAGCAAACAATATATATTAAAATGGAGCAACCTGTCAAACCGCTTGATATCATTAGAAAACAAAAGGGAGAATAA
- a CDS encoding O-methyltransferase encodes MSYIDDHVLTYVDKKMNYIEPQLVAIRELGLKEKVPIITNDAAAFLRTQIILKRPTRILEVGTAIGFSGSLMLLNCGAHLTTIEISEKSYEVARNHFKSLNLTDRVQQYLGDASEVMSTLVEQGQTFDFIFIDAAKGQYLDYFHKAERLVASGGMILTDNVLFKGITAGLPFARRQKTIYTRLNAFVDYTSNHKGFYSSLMTVGDGIMLSIRKD; translated from the coding sequence ATGAGCTATATCGACGATCACGTCTTAACTTATGTAGATAAAAAAATGAATTACATCGAGCCTCAGCTTGTCGCAATCAGAGAACTTGGGCTTAAAGAAAAAGTGCCGATCATCACCAATGATGCGGCTGCTTTTTTGCGTACACAAATCATCTTAAAAAGGCCGACACGTATTCTTGAGGTCGGTACCGCCATCGGATTTTCAGGCAGTCTGATGCTGTTGAACTGTGGTGCCCATTTGACCACGATAGAAATCAGTGAAAAAAGCTACGAAGTCGCGCGTAATCATTTTAAAAGTTTAAATCTGACGGACCGTGTACAGCAGTATTTAGGCGACGCATCAGAAGTGATGTCGACGCTAGTCGAGCAAGGTCAAACGTTTGATTTTATATTTATAGATGCTGCCAAAGGGCAATACCTTGATTATTTTCACAAAGCTGAAAGGTTGGTCGCATCCGGGGGTATGATACTGACGGATAATGTACTTTTTAAAGGAATAACAGCGGGGCTTCCATTTGCCAGAAGGCAAAAGACGATTTATACCCGTTTGAACGCCTTTGTAGATTATACGTCGAATCACAAGGGTTTTTATAGTTCATTAATGACCGTTGGGGACGGCATTATGCTCTCAATCAGAAAGGATTAA
- a CDS encoding Fur family transcriptional regulator, translating to MAINFDQLKEALKNKGYKLTPQRRAILDVVIDNQGEHLSTEEIYDIVRGDCPDIGLATVYRTLQLLSDMSILSKLNLDDGLTRYELNLDEDSHHHHHLICTGCGKVSEVQDDLLEPLEARIEKEYGFKIEDHKLKFFGLCKECQ from the coding sequence ATGGCAATCAACTTTGATCAATTAAAAGAAGCACTTAAAAATAAAGGTTATAAATTGACGCCACAGCGTCGAGCTATTTTAGATGTTGTAATCGACAATCAAGGCGAACACCTTAGCACAGAAGAAATTTATGATATCGTGCGTGGCGACTGCCCGGACATCGGTCTTGCAACAGTATATAGAACTCTACAGTTACTTAGCGATATGTCTATTTTATCAAAGTTAAACCTGGACGACGGTTTGACTAGATATGAGTTGAACCTTGATGAGGATTCACATCATCATCATCATTTGATTTGCACTGGATGTGGAAAAGTAAGTGAAGTTCAAGATGACTTGCTTGAGCCACTTGAAGCGCGAATTGAAAAAGAGTATGGATTTAAAATTGAAGACCACAAGTTAAAATTCTTCGGTCTTTGTAAAGAGTGTCAGTAA